CTGCGGCCAGGCATCCATGCCCTGATCCTGAGCCCCGAGCATCCGACAGACACCCCGGCCGGGCCATCAGACACCGCACCTGTGGCCCAGGCAGACAGTGTCTGGCCCCGACTGGCCGCCGCGCTTGCGCAAGCGGTCATCGTGATCGACGAGCGCAACCGCATCAGTGCCGCCAACGCCGCTGCACTCGACACCCTTGGCATGACCCGTAGCGAGCTGATCGGCCACAACGCCGACCACTGCCTCGACATTCACTGGCCCGCGCCTGGCGCCCCCCCGGTCGCCCGCATCAGCCCGCGCAGCAACCCTCAGGCACTCGACGCCCGCGTCCTTGCCGGCCCGCGCGACGGCTGGCACCTGTTGCTGCTGCCGCCGCCCCGCATGAACCTCACGGGCGGCACCGCATCCGCCGACCCCAGGCCGCCACGCGGCCTTCAGCACCCCAGAATCGAAAGCACACGGCTCGACCTGCACTTTCAGCCCCTGGTCAACGTGCGCAGCGGCGCGATTCATGCAGGTGAGGCCTTGCTGCGCTGGCACCACCCCCGCCTCGGGCTGATTCCGTTCCGCGACTTCGCTGGCGCCGCACGTGATGATGGCCGCCTGCCCGAACTGGGCGGCTGGGCGCTGCGGGCCGCCTGCCGTGCGGCAAACTCGTGGCCGCTCACACAGGGACGCGCACCCACGGTGACCGTCAACATCGCGATCGAACAGATCATGCACGGCGCCCTCGTGCAGCAGGTCATCACCGCATTGAGCGAAAGCGGGATCGCACCGAAGCGCCTGGAGCTCGACCTCGACGAAGCGGTGCTGGCAGTACCGGACGACAATATCTCGGCCACCCTGAGCTCGCTCGCCAGCCTCGGCGTGCGCCTTGCCATAGACGACTTCGGTCACGGCCTGAACTCCATGCCGCGTCTCAGGCGCTACCCCATCCAGGCCTTGAAACTTGCGCCGGAACTGGTGAGCGGCGTGGGCAAGGACGACGACAGCAACGCCCTGGTCGAGGCCATCGTGTGCATGGCCGCACCGCTGGGCCTCAAGGTTCTTGCTCGCGGCGTGGAGAACGAGGCGCAACAGTCCTTCCTGCTCGCGCTCGGCTGCGGACTGCAGCAGGGACCACTGTTTGGCGCACCGATGGCCGACGTGGAGTTCGCCCGTT
This genomic interval from Parazoarcus communis contains the following:
- a CDS encoding EAL domain-containing protein produces the protein MLSPMKHAGPARDNNNPDEPFVPDLSEGAETGVYLALLELIDEGLIITGDERIIDANSAACRLLERDYRQIAGRPLTELFVDEQAFLEARARVLIQGEMRGTLQIALPDGSPRTFRFVAAARLRPGIHALILSPEHPTDTPAGPSDTAPVAQADSVWPRLAAALAQAVIVIDERNRISAANAAALDTLGMTRSELIGHNADHCLDIHWPAPGAPPVARISPRSNPQALDARVLAGPRDGWHLLLLPPPRMNLTGGTASADPRPPRGLQHPRIESTRLDLHFQPLVNVRSGAIHAGEALLRWHHPRLGLIPFRDFAGAARDDGRLPELGGWALRAACRAANSWPLTQGRAPTVTVNIAIEQIMHGALVQQVITALSESGIAPKRLELDLDEAVLAVPDDNISATLSSLASLGVRLAIDDFGHGLNSMPRLRRYPIQALKLAPELVSGVGKDDDSNALVEAIVCMAAPLGLKVLARGVENEAQQSFLLALGCGLQQGPLFGAPMADVEFARFLSGQLFC